The Sulfurihydrogenibium sp. genomic sequence AAAGAAAATAGGCTATCTGTTTCAAGAAGGAGCACTGTTTGATAGTTTAAAAGTTTGGGAAAACGTAGGTTTTTACTACTTAGAAAATACAAAAATGCCGGAAAAGGATATATACAACCTTGCAAAAGAAAAGCTTGCACTGGTTGGTTTAAAAGATATAGAAAATTTATATCCTTCTCAGTTATCAGGTGGTATGAGAAAAAGAGTCTCCATTGCACGGGCAATTTCTTACAATCCAGAAATCATACTCTATGATGAGCCATCTTCCGGACTTGACCCTGTAACTGCTGCAATGATTGATAAATTAATTTTAAAGCTTAGAGATGAGCTTGGAGTTACTTCTATCGTAGTTACCCATGACCTTGAAAGTGCTTTTAGCATTGCAGATAGAATAGCTATGATTCATAAAGGTGTTATTTATGCTATCGGAACGCCTGAGGAGATTAAAAACCATCCAGACCCAATAGTTCAGCAGTTTATTAGCAGAAGCCCAGAAGGTCCAATAACGGAAGAGTTGATGAAAGAGCTTAATAACAATCTTAAAAAATAAAGGAGGCATTTTTTCTTGGGTTGTAAATGGAAAGGAATCATAGAAGCATACAGACAGTATCTACCGGTTAATGAAAATACTCCAATCATAACACTTCATGAAGGAAACACACCGCTTATAAAGGCTGATAATT encodes the following:
- a CDS encoding ABC transporter ATP-binding protein; protein product: MDTKIKVENLTKKFGNREVLKNISFDVKKSEVFVIMGGSGSGKSTVIKHIIGLLKPTSGKIYIDNVDITSLKDTELIEFRKKIGYLFQEGALFDSLKVWENVGFYYLENTKMPEKDIYNLAKEKLALVGLKDIENLYPSQLSGGMRKRVSIARAISYNPEIILYDEPSSGLDPVTAAMIDKLILKLRDELGVTSIVVTHDLESAFSIADRIAMIHKGVIYAIGTPEEIKNHPDPIVQQFISRSPEGPITEELMKELNNNLKK